In Zingiber officinale cultivar Zhangliang chromosome 11B, Zo_v1.1, whole genome shotgun sequence, a single window of DNA contains:
- the LOC122034126 gene encoding disease resistance protein RGA2-like yields the protein MLPISVGELVHLRYLDISYNFIRKLPESLCKLYNLQTLKAHSKSLISLPEDISQLINLRNLDVENKIVVKIKMIRGLTSLQKLSEFQVRKEVGFKITELSGLKQLHGKLKVTNLENVESKEEAEKAQMKNKEYLDALELEWGFDPKLDDNKLVVMENVLEGLQPHESLKRLKIRRYCGARSPSWMKKEELSNLERLELSNCESWKDISCTALLPHLKVFHIESSMWFSKSCFEVCGSRESKLFPMLEELQLTNMNASEEFLNLGQFPCLRVVRMTKIKLLKHIDFAASCGIENSLFPMLEELELMHMHALEEFSFLRHFPRLKFLRMKEMRLLKHIGFASVHATENDPFPVLEVLELMDLPVLEKLPDLGSLPCLKSLCMCGMSMLKHIDFSFYGATKNILLPRVETLVLRDLEALEELPNNLGRVPCLKVLNILKISAVKQIGHGFFSTEAISKCFLSLERLWIGGMSACEGWCWIDGSELFPSLQRLFITECPKLERLPPLPPSLTHLTLEKVGSTELPSLRELETNGSGYNQTTSSLSYLRISECNNLASLEEGLLSQNLSDIEAIHVEGCNELMRMPLKRFENFTSLKELQIKACPKLSLTQEEEAALLPPSFKVFILNDCGDLNRLWLGHPYRSTF from the coding sequence ATGCTGCCTATTAGTGTTGGTGAATTGGTGCATCTCCGGTACCTGGACATTTCTTACAATTTCATACGAAAATTGCCTGAATCACTGTGTAAACTCTACAATTTGCAAACACTGAAAGCACATAGCAAGTCACTAATCTCTCTTCCAGAAGATATAAGTCAGCTGATTAACTTGAGGAATCTTGATGTTGAAAATAAAATAGTTGTAAAGATAAAAATGATAAGGGGGCTAACCTCTCTTCAAAAATTGTCTGAATTCCAAGTACGAAAGGAAGTTGGATTCAAGATCACAGAGCTAAGTGGTTTGAAGCAGCTTCATGGGAAACTCAAAGTTACTAATCTGGAGAATGTTGAAAGTAAAGAAGAGGCTGAAAAGGCTCAAATGAAGAACAAAGAGTACCTTGATGCTCTAGAGTTGGAATGGGGATTTGATCCCAAGTTGGATGATAACAAGTTAGTTGTCATGGAAAACGTACTTGAAGGACTCCAACCACATGAGTCGCTAAAACGATTAAAGATCAGAAGGTATTGTGGTGCCAGATCACCCAGCTGGATGAAAAAGGAGGAATTATCCAACTTGGAAAGACTTGAGTTGAGTAACTGTGAGAGTTGGAAAGATATTTCCTGCACTGCATTGCTGCCGCACCTCAAGGTCTTCCACATAGAGAGCAGCATGTGGTTCTCGAAATCATGTTTTGAGGTATGTGGTTCTAGAGAGAGCAAATTATTTCCTATGCTAGAAGAGCTACAGCTGACGAACATGAATGCATCGGAAGAATTTCTCAATCTTGGACAATTTCCTTGTCTGAGAGTCGTTCGAATGACAAAAATAAAGTTATTGAAACACATTGATTTTGCAGCATCTTGTGGCATAGAAAATTCCTTGTTTCCTATGCTAGAAGAGTTGGAGTTGATGCACATGCATGCGTTGGAAGAGTTCTCCTTTCTAAGACATTTTCCTCGTCTCAAGTTTCTTCGCATGAAAGAAATGCGGTTGTTGAAACACATTGGGTTTGCATCAGTTCATGCCACAGAAAATGATCCGTTCCCTGTGCTAGAAGTGCTGGAACTGATGGACTTGCCAGTTTTAGAGAAGCTCCCTGATCTTGGTTCACTTCCATGTCTCAAGTCTCTATGCATGTGTGGGATGTCTATGTTAAAACATATTGATTTTTCTTTCTACGGTGCTACAAAAAATATACTACTTCCAAGGGTAGAGACGCTAGTACTGCGTGACCTGGAGGCACTCGAGGAGCTTCCTAATAATCTTGGACGAGTTCCATGTCTTAAGGTTCTTAACATTCTGAAGATATCAGCAGTGAAACAGATAGGTCATGGGTTCTTTAGCACTGAAGCTATATCCAAGTGTTTTCTTAGCTTGGAAAGACTCTGGATCGGCGGCATGTCGGCATGTGAAGGGTGGTGTTGGATTGACGGTAGCGAGCTATTTCCAAGCTTACAAAGACTTTTTATCACTGAATGCCCTAAGCTCGAGAGGTTACCTCCTCTCCCTCCTTCGCTTACACATTTAACACTAGAAAAAGTTGGGTCAACAGAGCTGCCAAGCCTACGGGAACTAGAAACAAATGGAAGCGGATACAATCAAACGACATCATCTCTCTCATACTTACGAATCAGTGAATGCAACAATTTGGCAAGCTTAGAAGAAGGGTTGCTGTCACAGAATCTTTCAGATATTGAAGCCATTCATGTAGAAGGATGTAATGAACTCATGCGGATGCCTCTCAAGAGATTTGAAAACTTCACTTCGCTCAAGGAATTGCAGATAAAAGCTTGTCCCAAGCTTAGCctgacacaagaagaggaagccgCCCTCCTTCCTCCCTCATTCAAAGTTTTCATATTGAACGACTGTGGCGATCTCAACAGATTGTGGCTTGGCCACCCCTACCGCTCGACCTTCTGA
- the LOC122033374 gene encoding disease resistance protein RGA2-like — MEGAAALAVGGWLAKPVIRMLVDRVSTSSLRGKLHGLQDDDLQKLQRSLLNIHTIVDKAGMRWNRDARLVEMMKQLQDAAYDAEDFLDDLTFHGMKQKIEEEASHMAGNRISRAIRNAKAKLFSDSVKRLNKIQKKLDCIYADMKEMCQLLQADASDGQYQSDLASATRETSSFLISKVLGREEEQKRIIELLLRSTDESASASDKGSSFSVIPLVGIGGVGKTTLAQLVYKDKEIQNHFGLKIWICVSENFNVQRLTKEIIESVTKTEHSSQMKLDVLQNILKENVASKMIMLVLDDVWNEDEEEWRKLCAPFEDAAAGSKVIVTTRSKSIADKIGTVEAIVLGDLDKISFWELFKKCAFGPSKPEEYPELEEIGRIIASKLKGLPLAAKTVGNLLGSNMNPHYWRSIMKSEVWELQQNKNDIIPVLQLSYQYLSAPLKRCFAFCSLFQKDYKFSEIELTRMWMAEGFVVAQGNQRMEDVASKYFHELVNMSLFQQETSWLGHYYVMHDLIHDLTQSVSVDEISRTNDGKSNKISTTLRHLALETGFVQTKYLRSRFKKLHSLFFRCLHLKSPPIGFIKN; from the coding sequence ATGGAGGGTGCAGCAGCGCTAGCAGTCGGAGGATGGCTAGCCAAGCCTGTCATCAGGATGCTTGTCGACAGGGTGTCCACATCGTCGCTGAGAGGAAAGCTGCACGGCCTTCAGGACGATGACTTGCAGAAGCTACAAAGATCTCTGCTTAACATCCACACGATCGTCGACAAGGCAGGGATGAGATGGAACAGGGACGCAAGGTTAGTCGAGATGATGAAGCAACTCCAAGATGCCGCTTACGACGCCGAAGACTTCCTCGATGACCTGACGTTCCATGGCATGAAGCAAAAGATTGAAGAAGAGGCAAGTCACATGGCGGGTAACCGCATTTCTAGAGCTATTAGGAACGCCAAAGCTAAATTGTTCAGTGATTCTGTCAAAAGACTGAACAAGATCCAGAAAAAGTTGGATTGTATTTATGCTGACATGAAGGAAATGTGCCAATTATTACAAGCGGATGCATCTGATGGGCAGTATCAATCTGATTTGGCGTCGGCCACACGAGAAACAAGCTCTTTCTTGATCAGCAAAGTGCTGGGCAGAGAGGAAGAGCAAAAGAGAATAATAGAGCTATTACTAAGATCAACAGACGAGTCAGCATCAGCAAGTGACAAGGGCAGTAGCTTCTCGGTCATACCTCTTGTCGGAATAGGAGGTGTTGGGAAGACTACTCTAGCTCAGCTTGTTTACAAGGATAAAGAGATTCAGAACCATTTCGGCCTCAAGATTTGGATTTGTGTGTCCGAGAATTTTAATGTGCAAAGACTCACCAAGGAGATCATCGAGTCTGTAACCAAGACTGAACATTCTTCGCAAATGAAGTTAGATGTTCTCCAAAACATTTTGAAAGAGAATGTTGCGTCTAAGATGATTATGTTAGTCCTCGACGATGTATGGAATGAAGACGAGGAGGAGTGGAGAAAGTTGTGTGCACCATTCGAGGATGCTGCTGCAGGAAGCAAGGTCATAGTGACAACTCGGAGCAAGAGCATTGCTGACaaaattggtacagtggaggcgATTGTTCTTGGCGATTTAGATAAAATATCATTTTGGGAGCTGTTCAAGAAATGTGCATTTGGTCCTTCCAAACCTGAGGAGTACCCAGAACTTGAGGAAATCGGGAGAATTATAGCTTCAAAGTTGAAGGGCTTGCCACTAGCAGCAAAAACAGTGGGAAACTTGTTAGGATCCAACATGAACCCACACTACTGGAGAAGTATAATGAAGAGCGAGGTATGGGAATTGCAACAGAATAAAAATGATATTATTCCAGTCCTACAACTGAGCTATCAATATCTTAGTGCACCTCTCAAGCGGTGTTTTGCCTTCTGTTCCCTCTTTCAAAAGGATTACAAGTTTTCAGAAATTGAATTAACAAGAATGTGGATGGCCGAAGGGTTCGTTGTAGCTCAAGGAAATCAGAGGATGGAAGATGTAGCAAGTAAGTATTTTCATGAGTTGGTCAACATGTCTTTGTTTCAACAAGAAACGTCATGGTTGGGGCATTATTATGTGATGCATGATCTCATACATGATCTAACACAGTCGGTTTCTGTGGACGAAATAAGTAGGACGAATGATGGCAAGTCGAATAAGATATCAACCACCCTCCGTCATCTAGCACTTGAAACAGGGTTCGTACAGACAAAATATTTGAGGTCTAGATTCAAGAAATTACATTCTCTATTCTTTAGATGCCTACATTTAAAGTCACCACCCATTGGCTTTATCAAAAATTAA
- the LOC122034127 gene encoding uncharacterized protein LOC122034127 — translation MKNVIELFSVMMNRAQMLLVQDPNYSKGFKFGHVWSILQGIEKFNSDNVKAASTRVQRQTAQADYSQSYNLEKDVYSPSSPHVSSFNLNITDSDSGGTSTKRPIGVKKAKLKRKNEQQFSKIVSHNDELVAALDRSTNVTMFKEENKILFKDLNIIADSIMREFIRGEQVRIMQKRTENQKSQSTPHQGEGSRINSS, via the exons ATGAAGAATGTGATTGAATTGTTTTCAGTTATG ATGAATCGTGCTCAAATGTTATTAGTACAAGACCCTAATTACTCAAAGGGCTTCAAATTTGGACATGTGTGGAGCATTCTTCAAGGTATTGAGAAATTCAACAGTGACAACGTCAAAGCTGCATCTACAAGAGTGCAACGACAAACTGCTCAAGCTGATTATTCTCAATCATATAATCTCGAGAAAGATGTTTATTCACCTTCATCTCCACATGTCTCTTCGTTTAATCTTAACATCACTGATTCAGACAGTGGTGGTACTTCAACTAAACGACCTATTGGGGTGAAGAAAGCAAAACTGAAGAGAAAGAATGAACAACAATTCAGTAAAATAGTTTCACATAATGACGAACTTGTTGCGGCGTTGGATCGAAGTACCAATGTTACTATGTTCAAGGAagagaataaaattttattcaaagaTTTGAATATCATTGCTGATTCGATAATGCGTGAATTTATTCGTGGTGAACAAGTAAGAATTATGCAAAAGAGGACTGAAAACCAAAAATCTCAATCAACTCCACATCAAGGAGAAGGATCTAGGATCAATTCGTCTTAA
- the LOC122034128 gene encoding putative nuclease HARBI1 codes for MAAAFRILAYGVPADATDDYIKIGESTVIESVKRFCRAVVEVFGGQYLRSPNANDVARLLHIGEQRGFPGMLGSLDCMHWRWKNCPTASAGQYSGRSGKPIIILEVVADYDLWIWHAYFGFPGSNNDINVLESSHLFSNLAQGIAPPARYVIQGKEYNMGYYLADGIYPKWFTLVQTIQDPSSTKNKLFAMKQEACRKDVERAFGVLQSRFAIVAGPSRFWQKNILHDIMTSCIIMHNMIIEDKRNTNTSIVDQGEVSSTADVDTAVDDNIRFQEFLARYEGIKNKNAHFALRNVLIVHLWEQFGNSDN; via the coding sequence ATGGCAGCTGCATTTCGAATATTGGCATATGGTGTACCGGCAGACGCTACTGATGACTACATCAAAATAGGAGAATCAACTGTCATAGAAAGTGTGAAAAGATTTTGTCGTGCTGTTGTTGAAGTATTTGGAGGACAATACCTGCGATCACCCAATGCTAATGATGTTGCTAGACTTCTTCATATTGGTGAGCAGCGTGGTTTTCCTGGTATGTTGGGTAGTCTAGATTGCATGCATTGGAGGTGGAAAAATTGCCCAACAGCATCGGCTGGGCAATATTCTGGTCGTAGTGGAAAGCCAATAATTATTCTAGAAGTTGTAGCTGATTATGATCTTTGGATATGGCATGCATATTTCGGTTTTCCTGGATCTAACAATGACATTAATGTTTTGGAGTCTTCTCATCTTTTTTCTAACCTTGCTCAAGGTATTGCTCCCCCTGCTCGTTATGTCATTCAAGGAAAAGAGTATAACATGGGTTACTATTTAGCTGATGGTATATACCCAAAATGGTTTACACTTGTTCAAACAATTCAAGATCCAAGCAGTACAAAGAATAAGTTGTTTGCAATGAAACAAGAGGCATGTAGAAAAGATGTTGAGCGAGCATTTGGTGTGCTCCAATCACGCTTTGCAATTGTTGCAGGACCTTCACGTTTTTGGCAGAAAAATATTTTGCATGATATAATGACTTCATGTATTATTATGCATAATATGATAATTGAAGATAAGCGCAATACGAATACCTCAATTGTTGATCAAGGTGAAGTCTCGTCGACTGCAGATGTTGATACAGCAGTAGATGACAATATCCGATTTCAAGAGTTTCTTGCTAGATATGaaggaatcaaaaataaaaatgctcacttTGCCCTTAGAAATGTATTAATTGTGCATTTGTGGGaacaatttggtaattctgataaTTAA